Proteins encoded in a region of the Solanum dulcamara chromosome 9, daSolDulc1.2, whole genome shotgun sequence genome:
- the LOC129903979 gene encoding DNA repair protein RAD51 homolog 2 isoform X1, which yields MANKLLSEMGLPKSIANIFAARNLITAKDVFSLTEFELMELLDVDLSVVTSAVAHISEITCPPYQTALSLLEQRGQNENMAGHLPTSLKGLDNALCGGIPFGVVTELVGPAGIGKTQFCLKLSLLASLPSSYGGLDGSVIYIDTESKFSSRRMIEIGFNSFPEVFQTEGMAQEMAGRILVLRPTSLSEFTDSLQKIKVSLFQHGVKLLIIDSMAALLSGDSRELFTLSSEGVQGPQRQHSLGWHISFIKSVAEFSRIPVVVTNQVRSQSRDGNSYYSFQEQSRGESSEAATKVDSHLVAALGIHWAHAVSIRLIFESRSGQRFIKLAKSPVSPPLAFPFNITSSGISLLNDDGVEMPGPEIHSISCQGHNDVINLGSEMMH from the exons GACGTATTCTCATTGACAGAATTTGAGTTGATGGAATTGCTAGATGTGGATTTATCTGTAGTAACATCAGCAGTGGCACACATTAGTGAAATTACATGCCCTCCATACCAAACG GCACTGTCATTGTTGGAACAGCGTGGTCAAAATGAGAACATGGCTGGCCATCTTCCAACATCTCTAAAAGGGCTAGACAATGCTCTGTGTGGTGGAATTCCTTTTGGTGTTGTGACAGAGTTAGTGGGTCCAGCAGGCATTGGTAAAACCCAG TTCTGCTTGAAGCTTTCATTATTAGCTTCTCTTCCGTCGAGTTATGGTGGCTTAGATGGTTCTGTAATTTATATCGATACAGAATCTAAATTTAGTTCACGGAG GATGATTGAAATAGGATTTAATAGCTTCCCAGAAGTATTTCAGACCGAAGGGATGGCACAGGAG ATGGCTGGAAGGATCCTGGTTCTAAGGCCAACATCACTTTCTGAATTTACTGATAG TTTGCAGAAAATCAAAGTTTCATTATTTCAACACGGTGTGAAATTGCTGATCATTGACAGCATGGCTGCTCTTCTTTCAGG TGATTCTCGTGAACTTTTCACTCTTTCCAGCGAAGGTGTACAAGGACCTCAGAGACAACACTCATTGGGTTGGCATATATCATTTATTAA ATCAGTTGCAGAATTTTCACGAATTCCTGTAGTAGTGACCAATCAAGTGAGATCTCAAAGTCGTGATGGAAATTCCTACTATTCTTTCCAAG AGCAAAGCAGAGGTGAAAGTTCCGAAGCTGCCACAAAAGTTGATTCTCATCTTGTTGCTGCTTTAGGGATCCACTGGGCTCATGCTGTTAGTATTCGTCTTATATTCGAATCAAGATCAG GTCAAAGGTTCataaaattagcaaaatctCCAGTATCTCCGCCTCTTGCATTCCCTTTCAACATAACGTCTTCTGGGATTTCATTGCTTAATGATGATGGAGTGGAAATGCCAGGGCCAGAGATACATTCAATAAGTTGTCAAG GTCACAACGATGTTATTAATTTGGGTAGTGAAATGATGCATTGA
- the LOC129903979 gene encoding DNA repair protein RAD51 homolog 2 isoform X2 encodes MANKLLSEMGLPKSIANIFAARNLITAKDVFSLTEFELMELLDVDLSVVTSAVAHISEITCPPYQTRGQNENMAGHLPTSLKGLDNALCGGIPFGVVTELVGPAGIGKTQFCLKLSLLASLPSSYGGLDGSVIYIDTESKFSSRRMIEIGFNSFPEVFQTEGMAQEMAGRILVLRPTSLSEFTDSLQKIKVSLFQHGVKLLIIDSMAALLSGDSRELFTLSSEGVQGPQRQHSLGWHISFIKSVAEFSRIPVVVTNQVRSQSRDGNSYYSFQEQSRGESSEAATKVDSHLVAALGIHWAHAVSIRLIFESRSGQRFIKLAKSPVSPPLAFPFNITSSGISLLNDDGVEMPGPEIHSISCQGHNDVINLGSEMMH; translated from the exons GACGTATTCTCATTGACAGAATTTGAGTTGATGGAATTGCTAGATGTGGATTTATCTGTAGTAACATCAGCAGTGGCACACATTAGTGAAATTACATGCCCTCCATACCAAACG CGTGGTCAAAATGAGAACATGGCTGGCCATCTTCCAACATCTCTAAAAGGGCTAGACAATGCTCTGTGTGGTGGAATTCCTTTTGGTGTTGTGACAGAGTTAGTGGGTCCAGCAGGCATTGGTAAAACCCAG TTCTGCTTGAAGCTTTCATTATTAGCTTCTCTTCCGTCGAGTTATGGTGGCTTAGATGGTTCTGTAATTTATATCGATACAGAATCTAAATTTAGTTCACGGAG GATGATTGAAATAGGATTTAATAGCTTCCCAGAAGTATTTCAGACCGAAGGGATGGCACAGGAG ATGGCTGGAAGGATCCTGGTTCTAAGGCCAACATCACTTTCTGAATTTACTGATAG TTTGCAGAAAATCAAAGTTTCATTATTTCAACACGGTGTGAAATTGCTGATCATTGACAGCATGGCTGCTCTTCTTTCAGG TGATTCTCGTGAACTTTTCACTCTTTCCAGCGAAGGTGTACAAGGACCTCAGAGACAACACTCATTGGGTTGGCATATATCATTTATTAA ATCAGTTGCAGAATTTTCACGAATTCCTGTAGTAGTGACCAATCAAGTGAGATCTCAAAGTCGTGATGGAAATTCCTACTATTCTTTCCAAG AGCAAAGCAGAGGTGAAAGTTCCGAAGCTGCCACAAAAGTTGATTCTCATCTTGTTGCTGCTTTAGGGATCCACTGGGCTCATGCTGTTAGTATTCGTCTTATATTCGAATCAAGATCAG GTCAAAGGTTCataaaattagcaaaatctCCAGTATCTCCGCCTCTTGCATTCCCTTTCAACATAACGTCTTCTGGGATTTCATTGCTTAATGATGATGGAGTGGAAATGCCAGGGCCAGAGATACATTCAATAAGTTGTCAAG GTCACAACGATGTTATTAATTTGGGTAGTGAAATGATGCATTGA
- the LOC129903979 gene encoding DNA repair protein RAD51 homolog 2 isoform X6, with translation MANKLLSEMGLPKSIANIFAARNLITAKDVFSLTEFELMELLDVDLSVVTSAVAHISEITCPPYQTALSLLEQRGQNENMAGHLPTSLKGLDNALCGGIPFGVVTELVGPAGIGKTQFCLKLSLLASLPSSYGGLDGSVIYIDTESKFSSRRMIEIGFNSFPEVFQTEGMAQEMAGRILVLRPTSLSEFTDSLQKIKVSLFQHGVKLLIIDSMAALLSGDSRELFTLSSEGVQGPQRQHSLGWHISFIKSVAEFSRIPVVVTNQVRSQSRDGNSYYSFQVNSLWDMGDYYLLKYEVLLHKR, from the exons GACGTATTCTCATTGACAGAATTTGAGTTGATGGAATTGCTAGATGTGGATTTATCTGTAGTAACATCAGCAGTGGCACACATTAGTGAAATTACATGCCCTCCATACCAAACG GCACTGTCATTGTTGGAACAGCGTGGTCAAAATGAGAACATGGCTGGCCATCTTCCAACATCTCTAAAAGGGCTAGACAATGCTCTGTGTGGTGGAATTCCTTTTGGTGTTGTGACAGAGTTAGTGGGTCCAGCAGGCATTGGTAAAACCCAG TTCTGCTTGAAGCTTTCATTATTAGCTTCTCTTCCGTCGAGTTATGGTGGCTTAGATGGTTCTGTAATTTATATCGATACAGAATCTAAATTTAGTTCACGGAG GATGATTGAAATAGGATTTAATAGCTTCCCAGAAGTATTTCAGACCGAAGGGATGGCACAGGAG ATGGCTGGAAGGATCCTGGTTCTAAGGCCAACATCACTTTCTGAATTTACTGATAG TTTGCAGAAAATCAAAGTTTCATTATTTCAACACGGTGTGAAATTGCTGATCATTGACAGCATGGCTGCTCTTCTTTCAGG TGATTCTCGTGAACTTTTCACTCTTTCCAGCGAAGGTGTACAAGGACCTCAGAGACAACACTCATTGGGTTGGCATATATCATTTATTAA ATCAGTTGCAGAATTTTCACGAATTCCTGTAGTAGTGACCAATCAAGTGAGATCTCAAAGTCGTGATGGAAATTCCTACTATTCTTTCCAAG ttAACAGTCTGTGGGACATGGGAGACTATTACTTGTTGAAATATGAGGTATTGTTGCACAAAAGATGA
- the LOC129903979 gene encoding DNA repair protein RAD51 homolog 2 isoform X4 gives MANKLLSEMGLPKSIANIFAARNLITAKDVFSLTEFELMELLDVDLSVVTSAVAHISEITCPPYQTALSLLEQRGQNENMAGHLPTSLKGLDNALCGGIPFGVVTELVGPAGIGKTQFCLKLSLLASLPSSYGGLDGSVIYIDTESKFSSRRMIEIGFNSFPEVFQTEGMAQEMAGRILVLRPTSLSEFTDSLQKIKVSLFQHGVKLLIIDSMAALLSGDSRELFTLSSEGVQGPQRQHSLGWHISFIKSVAEFSRIPVVVTNQVRSQSRDGNSYYSFQEQSRGESSEAATKVDSHLVAALGIHWAHAVSIRLIFESRSDFWCLEKYYRRIMQGKGVDWCTIGRECGAKRAT, from the exons GACGTATTCTCATTGACAGAATTTGAGTTGATGGAATTGCTAGATGTGGATTTATCTGTAGTAACATCAGCAGTGGCACACATTAGTGAAATTACATGCCCTCCATACCAAACG GCACTGTCATTGTTGGAACAGCGTGGTCAAAATGAGAACATGGCTGGCCATCTTCCAACATCTCTAAAAGGGCTAGACAATGCTCTGTGTGGTGGAATTCCTTTTGGTGTTGTGACAGAGTTAGTGGGTCCAGCAGGCATTGGTAAAACCCAG TTCTGCTTGAAGCTTTCATTATTAGCTTCTCTTCCGTCGAGTTATGGTGGCTTAGATGGTTCTGTAATTTATATCGATACAGAATCTAAATTTAGTTCACGGAG GATGATTGAAATAGGATTTAATAGCTTCCCAGAAGTATTTCAGACCGAAGGGATGGCACAGGAG ATGGCTGGAAGGATCCTGGTTCTAAGGCCAACATCACTTTCTGAATTTACTGATAG TTTGCAGAAAATCAAAGTTTCATTATTTCAACACGGTGTGAAATTGCTGATCATTGACAGCATGGCTGCTCTTCTTTCAGG TGATTCTCGTGAACTTTTCACTCTTTCCAGCGAAGGTGTACAAGGACCTCAGAGACAACACTCATTGGGTTGGCATATATCATTTATTAA ATCAGTTGCAGAATTTTCACGAATTCCTGTAGTAGTGACCAATCAAGTGAGATCTCAAAGTCGTGATGGAAATTCCTACTATTCTTTCCAAG AGCAAAGCAGAGGTGAAAGTTCCGAAGCTGCCACAAAAGTTGATTCTCATCTTGTTGCTGCTTTAGGGATCCACTGGGCTCATGCTGTTAGTATTCGTCTTATATTCGAATCAAGATCAG ATTTTTGGTGTCTGGAGAAGTACTACAGAAGGATTATGCAAGGGAAAGGAGTTGATTGGTGTACAATTGGACGGGAGTGCGGAGCCAAAAGGGCAACATAA
- the LOC129903979 gene encoding DNA repair protein RAD51 homolog 2 isoform X5: MANKLLSEMGLPKSIANIFAARNLITAKDVFSLTEFELMELLDVDLSVVTSAVAHISEITCPPYQTALSLLEQRGQNENMAGHLPTSLKGLDNALCGGIPFGVVTELVGPAGIGKTQFCLKLSLLASLPSSYGGLDGSVIYIDTESKFSSRRMIEIGFNSFPEVFQTEGMAQEMAGRILVLRPTSLSEFTDSLQKIKVSLFQHGVKLLIIDSMAALLSGDSRELFTLSSEGVQGPQRQHSLGWHISFIKSVAEFSRIPVVVTNQVRSQSRDGNSYYSFQGQRFIKLAKSPVSPPLAFPFNITSSGISLLNDDGVEMPGPEIHSISCQGHNDVINLGSEMMH, translated from the exons GACGTATTCTCATTGACAGAATTTGAGTTGATGGAATTGCTAGATGTGGATTTATCTGTAGTAACATCAGCAGTGGCACACATTAGTGAAATTACATGCCCTCCATACCAAACG GCACTGTCATTGTTGGAACAGCGTGGTCAAAATGAGAACATGGCTGGCCATCTTCCAACATCTCTAAAAGGGCTAGACAATGCTCTGTGTGGTGGAATTCCTTTTGGTGTTGTGACAGAGTTAGTGGGTCCAGCAGGCATTGGTAAAACCCAG TTCTGCTTGAAGCTTTCATTATTAGCTTCTCTTCCGTCGAGTTATGGTGGCTTAGATGGTTCTGTAATTTATATCGATACAGAATCTAAATTTAGTTCACGGAG GATGATTGAAATAGGATTTAATAGCTTCCCAGAAGTATTTCAGACCGAAGGGATGGCACAGGAG ATGGCTGGAAGGATCCTGGTTCTAAGGCCAACATCACTTTCTGAATTTACTGATAG TTTGCAGAAAATCAAAGTTTCATTATTTCAACACGGTGTGAAATTGCTGATCATTGACAGCATGGCTGCTCTTCTTTCAGG TGATTCTCGTGAACTTTTCACTCTTTCCAGCGAAGGTGTACAAGGACCTCAGAGACAACACTCATTGGGTTGGCATATATCATTTATTAA ATCAGTTGCAGAATTTTCACGAATTCCTGTAGTAGTGACCAATCAAGTGAGATCTCAAAGTCGTGATGGAAATTCCTACTATTCTTTCCAAG GTCAAAGGTTCataaaattagcaaaatctCCAGTATCTCCGCCTCTTGCATTCCCTTTCAACATAACGTCTTCTGGGATTTCATTGCTTAATGATGATGGAGTGGAAATGCCAGGGCCAGAGATACATTCAATAAGTTGTCAAG GTCACAACGATGTTATTAATTTGGGTAGTGAAATGATGCATTGA
- the LOC129903979 gene encoding DNA repair protein RAD51 homolog 2 isoform X3 — protein sequence MANKLLSEMGLPKSIANIFAARNLITAKDVFSLTEFELMELLDVDLSVVTSAVAHISEITCPPYQTALSLLEQRGQNENMAGHLPTSLKGLDNALCGGIPFGVVTELVGPAGIGKTQFCLKLSLLASLPSSYGGLDGSVIYIDTESKFSSRRMIEIGFNSFPEVFQTEGMAQEMAGRILVLRPTSLSEFTDSLQKIKVSLFQHGVKLLIIDSMAALLSGEGVQGPQRQHSLGWHISFIKSVAEFSRIPVVVTNQVRSQSRDGNSYYSFQEQSRGESSEAATKVDSHLVAALGIHWAHAVSIRLIFESRSGQRFIKLAKSPVSPPLAFPFNITSSGISLLNDDGVEMPGPEIHSISCQGHNDVINLGSEMMH from the exons GACGTATTCTCATTGACAGAATTTGAGTTGATGGAATTGCTAGATGTGGATTTATCTGTAGTAACATCAGCAGTGGCACACATTAGTGAAATTACATGCCCTCCATACCAAACG GCACTGTCATTGTTGGAACAGCGTGGTCAAAATGAGAACATGGCTGGCCATCTTCCAACATCTCTAAAAGGGCTAGACAATGCTCTGTGTGGTGGAATTCCTTTTGGTGTTGTGACAGAGTTAGTGGGTCCAGCAGGCATTGGTAAAACCCAG TTCTGCTTGAAGCTTTCATTATTAGCTTCTCTTCCGTCGAGTTATGGTGGCTTAGATGGTTCTGTAATTTATATCGATACAGAATCTAAATTTAGTTCACGGAG GATGATTGAAATAGGATTTAATAGCTTCCCAGAAGTATTTCAGACCGAAGGGATGGCACAGGAG ATGGCTGGAAGGATCCTGGTTCTAAGGCCAACATCACTTTCTGAATTTACTGATAG TTTGCAGAAAATCAAAGTTTCATTATTTCAACACGGTGTGAAATTGCTGATCATTGACAGCATGGCTGCTCTTCTTTCAGG CGAAGGTGTACAAGGACCTCAGAGACAACACTCATTGGGTTGGCATATATCATTTATTAA ATCAGTTGCAGAATTTTCACGAATTCCTGTAGTAGTGACCAATCAAGTGAGATCTCAAAGTCGTGATGGAAATTCCTACTATTCTTTCCAAG AGCAAAGCAGAGGTGAAAGTTCCGAAGCTGCCACAAAAGTTGATTCTCATCTTGTTGCTGCTTTAGGGATCCACTGGGCTCATGCTGTTAGTATTCGTCTTATATTCGAATCAAGATCAG GTCAAAGGTTCataaaattagcaaaatctCCAGTATCTCCGCCTCTTGCATTCCCTTTCAACATAACGTCTTCTGGGATTTCATTGCTTAATGATGATGGAGTGGAAATGCCAGGGCCAGAGATACATTCAATAAGTTGTCAAG GTCACAACGATGTTATTAATTTGGGTAGTGAAATGATGCATTGA